From Halomarina ordinaria:
CCCTCCGCGACGCGCTCTGGGCGGTCATCGACGGCGGTTCGACCCTCCCCGGGGCGCTCGCGCTCCTCACCGCGAGCGCGTGTGACGCCGACGTCGGCGAGGGACTCGTCGAACGCGCCGCCGGCGTCCAACTCATCTACGACGGCCTCCGACTCACGCGACGACTCGCCGTCGAGGAACCCTGGGCGACGGGTGAACGCGCGACCGGCGACATGGAGATACTCGCCGCCGACGTGCTCGTCGCACGGGGGTTCTACCTGCTCGCGCGTACCGAGGCCGCCGTCGCCGCCGTCGAGGTGGTCCGGGCGTTCGGCCGCGACCGCACCCGCGG
This genomic window contains:
- a CDS encoding DUF7114 family protein, with amino-acid sequence MEEADAVRRAARASVDDIDPTALRDALWAVIDGGSTLPGALALLTASACDADVGEGLVERAAGVQLIYDGLRLTRRLAVEEPWATGERATGDMEILAADVLVARGFYLLARTEAAVAAVEVVRAFGRDRTRGDPPETLEADVLDLAVVVGATAGGIDPTPELRAVAADVAADYGVDLPRTETLDADTLRTRLVGCVDGALADL